The following nucleotide sequence is from Nocardioides eburneiflavus.
CGCCGAGCCAGTACTGCGCCCGGTCGGAGGTCACCTCGATGAAGGAGGGCTCCTCCTTCGGGTGGTACTTGCCGATCTCCTCGAGCACGCGACCGTCGCGCTTCTTGCGCGAGTCGACGACGACGATGCGGTACTGCGGCACCCGGATCTTGCCCAGGCGCTTCAAACGAATCTTGACGGCCACGTTTGTGGTGTCTCCTCAGGAATTGTCGTGGGTGAGGGGCCGTTCCCAGGTGGGGTCACCGGTGCTGGTCCTTCGAAGGGCACTGCGTCGCTCGGATGAGAGGGTCCGGGCGCGCAGGACACGAGGGAAGATTCTGCCAGAGGGTCGGGGCCTGCGACCAATCGACCACCCGGCGACGCTCAGTCGTCGAGACCGAGGAAGGGGCGCACCGCCTCCGCCCCGGTGACCTCGACCGGCTCGCCGAGGCGGACGAACGCCTCCGGCGTCAGGACCAGCCCCTGCTGCATGGCGAGCTCCCCCTCGCGTCGCTTGATCCGGGACACGGTGGTCGGGCGGTAGCCGACCTTGCGGGAGACCGCGAGCGAGGCCGGGTTGTCCACGAAGGCGCCCGAGGTGATCTCCTCGAAGCCGAGGTGGTCGAGGAGCAGCTCGCACATCGCCTGCCGCATGACCGTGCCGAGCCCACGGCCCTGGAACTCCCGTCCGAGCCAGGACCCGGTCTCGCCGGTCCGCGTGACCGGGAAGTTCTTCGCAGCCACCCCCTGGCTGCCGATCACCCGGCCGTCGAGCAGCACCGCGAGATCGAGGCAGAAGTCGTCGGGCGCGAAGGTGGACCGCTTGCCCCAGTGGTACGCCGCGGTGTTGCGCGAAAGCTCCCCGGCCGGGGCGGTCGACCACGGGAAGTAGAACGGCATGTCGGCCGGGTCGTGGATGCCCGCCTCGGCCACGTCGCACAGCTCCGCGATGAGCTCGTCGGTCAGCCCCCGCAGCTCGAGCGGGCCGGCGACCACGCGGAGCCCGAGGGGCGGGAACAGGTCCACGAGAGCGCTCATGGCGCCATCCCATCGTGGGGACACGAGCCGGCACAACCCGGTTTGCCCCGGGCTCGGGTCATCGGCCTCGGACGACCCCGCGCAGCACGACCGCCGTGGGCGTACGCAGCACGGACAGGTCCTCCACCGGGTTGCGGTCGTAGACCACGAAGTCCGCCGAGGCCCCCTCGGTCAGCCCGTCGACGTCCAGCCACTCGCGCGCCCGCCAGCTCGCCGCCCCGAGGGCGTCGTGGGCCGGCACCCCGATGCGTGCCAGCGCCTCGACCTCACCGGCGATGTTGCCGTGGCGGCTGATGCCACCGCCGTCCGAGCCGGCGTAGATGGGCACCCCCGCCTCGTAGGCAGCCATGATCGTGGCCGGCATCCGGCTGTAGAGGTCGGTCATGGTCTGCGCGTAGGCCGGGAACCTCTCCTGCCCGGCGGCCGCGTGCTCGGGGAACTTGTCGAGCTGCATCACGGTCGGGACGAGCCGGGTGTCGTGGGCGACCATCGCGTCGATGAGGTCCTCGGTGAGGCCGGTGCCGTGCTCGATGCAGTCGATGCCGGCCTCGATCAGGCCCGGCAGGACGCCGTGGCCGAAGCAGTGCGCGGTGACCTTGGCGCCCTCCGCGTGGGCGGCGTCGATCGCGTCGCGGAACGCCTCGGCGGGGAAGGACGGCGCGAGGTCGCCCTCGTCGCGGGAGATCCAGTCGCCGACCAGCTTGATCCAGCCGTCGCCGTTGCGGGCCTCCTGCGCGGCGTACGTCGCGAGGTCGGCGGGCTCGACCTCGTGGGCGTAGTTGCGGATGTAGCGCTTCGTCGCCGCGATGTGGCGCCCGCACCGGATCAGGCGGGGGAGGTCGTCGCGGTCGTGGATCCAGCGGGTGTCGGCGGCCGATCCGGCGTCGCGGATCAGCAGCGCTCCCCCGTCGCGGTCGTCGATCGCCTGCTGCTCGGTGGCCTCGTCGTCGGTGGGACCGAAGTCGTCGAGGCCCAGGTGGCAGTGCGCGTCGACCAGCCCGGGCACGATCCACCCCTCGGCGGCCGTGTCGGCGCCGGGCTGGGGCTCGTAGGTGATCCGGCCGTCGACGACGTACAGGTCGCCTGCCTCACCGTCGGGGAGGACCGGTCCGCGGAAGCGCAGCGCACTCATGCACCGACCCTAGCGATCCCGGCCGAGGCCGGCCGCCGAGCTGCCGACTCCCACAAATGGGGTACGTGGCCGGTTCGGCGCTGTCGGCACGCAGGGGCCTTGCCACCATCGACGGATGGGGAAGGCGCGTGACTGGGTCCGTCGAGCCTGGACCTGCGCAGCCGTGGCGGCCCTGGCAGCCGTGGCAGGCTGCGGCGGCGACGCCGACGCCCGCTGGTCCGAGGACCCTGCTGGTGCGGAGCGACTGCCCGACTTCGCCCCCGCCCCGCCCGAGGACATCCACACCAAGAAGGTCGGTGACAGCTGGTCGGTGGAGTTCAGCTCCGCCCTCGTCAACGTCGGTGCCGGGGACTTCCACGCCACGGCGGAGAAGAACCTCGGCGGCGAGTGGACCGTGACCCAGGACATCGAGCACGCCGACGGCGGGGCCAGCCACGTCCCCAGCGACGCGCGGCCGGTGTGGGGCGGCGACGGCCACGAGCACTGGCACGTGGAGCGCTACGTGACGTACCACCTGTTCGCCCTCGACGAGCAGGGCGAGGAGTCCGGGAAGCCGCGCACCGACCACAAGGTCGGGTTCTGCATCTACGACTTCGAGCACTCGGGGCTCGACCTCGGGCCCGACGAGGCGGTCTACGAGCGCGAGGGGTGTGGCAGCGAGGACTCGAACCGTCTCGTCATGGGGCTGAGCCGGGGGTGGGTGGACTACTACCACTGGAACCTGCCCGGCCAGAGCATCCCCGTGGACGGCCTCGCCGACGGGGACTACCGGCTCCACGCCGTCGCCGACGAGCAGGGCGTGTTCCGCGAGGAGACGACCGACAACAACCGGACGTGGGTCGACTTCACGCTCGCCACCGACGCCGCCGGCACGCGCTCGGCCCTGGTGGTCGAGGTGGGTCCCCAGCCGGGCTGAGCACGGGCCCGTCCCCCGAATTGGCGATCTGGCCGTCGCCGGCGAGAGATCGCCCAGCGCGCGGCGCACAGTGGGAGGTCACCGCCGGGGGGACGGCTGCCGTTCGGCAGATCGCCGGACGGACCTGTAGTGAGGAGCACAGCATGAGGAGCAGGAAGTACTGGGTGATGGGCGCCACCGCCGCACTGGTGATGGTCAGCTCACCGGCGGTGGCCGCCACGCTGAGCAACGGCAACGGACAGTCGTGCGGCGACGGCATGGGCGTGTGGCACTTCGTGAACAACCAGACGGGCGGAGCCGCGGCCGGCACGCTCAACGCGACGTTCTCGGACGGCTCGGTGTGGAACGTGGCGCCCTCCGCCGTCAACCAGAACGTGCAGCACTTCTACGTGGAGTCGACCGGCACCCTGATCTCCGCCACGACGACGCTTCCCGGGAAGCTGGTGCTGTCCGACTTCACCTGCGAGGACGTCAAGAAGAAGTGAGCCGGGCCCGCGTGGCCTGCTGGATCGTTTCCCTCGTGCTCACAGCCGGTCCAGCAGCCACGCGGGGCTGAGCACCTGCGCCGGGGACACGTTCGCGGCGAGGGCGCGGTCGGCGGTCACCACCGCGACCTTGGCTCCGGACTCGCCGGCGCGCCTGGCCTGCTCGCGGATCTCCGCGTCACCGTCGCGCGAGGCGTGGACGATGCGTACGTGCGCGTCCCGGCCCGCGCGTACGCCCGCCTTCGCCTGTCCCTCGAGCACCAGCACGATCTCGTCGAACCCGGTGTCGGCGACCAGGAGCCGCTCGTGGAGGCGTCGCGCCGCGCCGGCGCGGTCCTTCCACCAGCCGTCGGGCACGGAGCCGACGACGTTGGCGCCGTCGACGACGAGGACCGAGCTCATTTCAAGAACTGCGAGAAGTCCTTGGGCAGGTTCAGCTGCTCGGCGGCCTTCTCGTAGTCGACCGCCGTGCCGTCCGGGTTGCCGAACGGGTTGTCGGCCCGGTCTGCGGCTGCTGCCTTGCCGGCGGCCTTCTGCTGGGCTGCCTTGGCGGGGTTGCCGGAGACGCGCTTCTTGCCCTTCTTGCCCTTGGCCTGCTGCTTGGCGCCGGCACGCTTGCCACCGCCGAGACCCGGCATCCCGGGCATGCCCGGCATCCCCGGCACCCCGCCGCCGCGCGCCATCTGCTCCATCATCTTGCGCGCCTCGAAGAAGCGGTCGACGAGCTGGTTGACGTCGGAGACCTGGCGTCCGGCGCCGGCGGCGATGCGGGCGCGGCGGGAGCCGTCGATGATCTTGGGGTTGTCGCGCTCGGCCGGCGTCATCGACTGGATGATCGCCTGGATCCGGTCGATCTCGCGCTCGTCGAAGTTCTCGAGCTGGTCGCGGAACTGGCCCATCCCGGGGAGCATCCCCATGATCTTGGTCATCGAGCCGAGCTTGCGGATCTGCATCATCTGCTGGAGGAAGTCCTCCAGCGTGAAGCCGCCCTTGGTGGCGAGCTTCTCCGCGGCCTTCAGCGATTCCGCGGAGTCGAAGGCCTTCTCGGCCTGCTCGATCAGGGTGAGCATGTCGCCCATGTCGAGGATGCGCGAGGCCATCCGGTCGGGGTGGAAGAGATCGAAGTCGGTCATCTTCTCGCCGCTCGAGGCGAACATGACCGGCTTGCCGGTGATCGAGCGGATCGACAGGGCGGCGCCACCGCGGGCGTCGCCGTCGAGCTTGGTGAGCACCACGCCGTCGTAGCCGACGCCGTCGAGGAAGGCCTGCGCGGTCGTGACCGCGTCCTGGCCGATCATCGCGTCGACGACGAACAGGACCTCGTCGGGCTGCACGGCGTCGCGGATGTCGGCGGCCTGCTGCATCAGGGTCTCGTCGACGCCGAGTCGGCCGGCGGTGTCGATGATGACGACGTCGTGGAGCTTGCGCTTCGCCTCCTCGATCGACGCGCGGGCCACCTCGACCGGGTCGCCCGCGCCGTTGCCCGGCTCGGGCGCGAAGACGGGCACCCCGACGCGCTCGCCGTTGACCTGGAGCTGCTGGACGGCGTTGGGTCGCTGGAGGTCGGCCGCCACCAGCATCGGCGTCCTGTCCTGGTCCTTGAGCCACCGCGCGAGCTTGGCCGCGAGCGTCGTCTTGCCGGCACCCTGGAGGCCGGCCAGCATGATCACGGTCGGGCCGCTCTTGGCGTAGCGCAGCCGGCGGGTCTCCCCGCCGAGGATCGTCACGAGCTCCTCGTGGACGATCTTGATGATCTGCTGCGCCGGGTTGAGCGCGCCGCTGACCTCCTCGGAGCGGGCCCGCTCCTTCACCGCCCCGACGAACTCCTTGACGACCGGCAGCGCCACGTCGGCCTCGAGCAGCGCGATGCGGATCTCGCGCGCGGTGGCGTCGATGTCGGCCTCGGAGAGCCGCCCCTTGCCACGCAGGTTCTTGAAGGTGTCGGCAAGGCGGTCGGAGAGTGTGGCGAACACGGTGTGGGTCTGTCCCTCGCATCGAGTGGTGGATCAGGGCGGATCAGGGGTCCTACGACCACTCAGCCTAACGTCCGGACCCCGGTGGGCCTGCCTCGACGCCGCTAACCGCCGAGCGCGGTGCGTACGGCGTGGGCGGCCGCAGCGGCCCGCTCCTCGGTGGGGCGTACGCCTCCCACCTCCTGCACGTAGAACACGTCGACCGCCTGCGGGCCGAGCGTCGAGACGTGGGCGGAGGCCACCGTCAGGCCCAGGCGGGCGAGCGTGGTGAGCACGCGGTGGACCACGCCGGGACGGTCGGAGGTGCGGATCTCGAGCACCAGCGAGGCGCGCGAGGCGTCCGGGCGCACCTCCACGATCGGCGGCAGCTCGCCCTCCGGACGGGCCGGCAGGTCCGGGAGTCGCTGGGTGCCCTCGACGACGCGACGGATGCGCTCGCGGACGACGCTCGCGTCGAGGTAGGCGTCCGGCACCTCCCACGCGCTCACGCCCCACTCGCCGTCGGAGTCCACCTGGGCCCAGGCGCGCGCGGCGTGGACCGGCACCCGCAGCGCCGCCAGCCCGCCCGCGACGTCAGCGAGCAGCCCGACGCGGTCGGCGGCGATCACCGTCACCGTGGCACCGACCCCGTGCGGCGTGATCTCGACCGAGACCGCACCGGGGTCGCGGCGTACGGCATCGGGCACCGGCAGCGAACCGGCCGG
It contains:
- a CDS encoding GNAT family N-acetyltransferase, whose translation is MSALVDLFPPLGLRVVAGPLELRGLTDELIAELCDVAEAGIHDPADMPFYFPWSTAPAGELSRNTAAYHWGKRSTFAPDDFCLDLAVLLDGRVIGSQGVAAKNFPVTRTGETGSWLGREFQGRGLGTVMRQAMCELLLDHLGFEEITSGAFVDNPASLAVSRKVGYRPTTVSRIKRREGELAMQQGLVLTPEAFVRLGEPVEVTGAEAVRPFLGLDD
- a CDS encoding amidohydrolase family protein, which codes for MSALRFRGPVLPDGEAGDLYVVDGRITYEPQPGADTAAEGWIVPGLVDAHCHLGLDDFGPTDDEATEQQAIDDRDGGALLIRDAGSAADTRWIHDRDDLPRLIRCGRHIAATKRYIRNYAHEVEPADLATYAAQEARNGDGWIKLVGDWISRDEGDLAPSFPAEAFRDAIDAAHAEGAKVTAHCFGHGVLPGLIEAGIDCIEHGTGLTEDLIDAMVAHDTRLVPTVMQLDKFPEHAAAGQERFPAYAQTMTDLYSRMPATIMAAYEAGVPIYAGSDGGGISRHGNIAGEVEALARIGVPAHDALGAASWRAREWLDVDGLTEGASADFVVYDRNPVEDLSVLRTPTAVVLRGVVRGR
- a CDS encoding lysyl oxidase family protein — encoded protein: MGKARDWVRRAWTCAAVAALAAVAGCGGDADARWSEDPAGAERLPDFAPAPPEDIHTKKVGDSWSVEFSSALVNVGAGDFHATAEKNLGGEWTVTQDIEHADGGASHVPSDARPVWGGDGHEHWHVERYVTYHLFALDEQGEESGKPRTDHKVGFCIYDFEHSGLDLGPDEAVYEREGCGSEDSNRLVMGLSRGWVDYYHWNLPGQSIPVDGLADGDYRLHAVADEQGVFREETTDNNRTWVDFTLATDAAGTRSALVVEVGPQPG
- the ffh gene encoding signal recognition particle protein, yielding MFATLSDRLADTFKNLRGKGRLSEADIDATAREIRIALLEADVALPVVKEFVGAVKERARSEEVSGALNPAQQIIKIVHEELVTILGGETRRLRYAKSGPTVIMLAGLQGAGKTTLAAKLARWLKDQDRTPMLVAADLQRPNAVQQLQVNGERVGVPVFAPEPGNGAGDPVEVARASIEEAKRKLHDVVIIDTAGRLGVDETLMQQAADIRDAVQPDEVLFVVDAMIGQDAVTTAQAFLDGVGYDGVVLTKLDGDARGGAALSIRSITGKPVMFASSGEKMTDFDLFHPDRMASRILDMGDMLTLIEQAEKAFDSAESLKAAEKLATKGGFTLEDFLQQMMQIRKLGSMTKIMGMLPGMGQFRDQLENFDEREIDRIQAIIQSMTPAERDNPKIIDGSRRARIAAGAGRQVSDVNQLVDRFFEARKMMEQMARGGGVPGMPGMPGMPGLGGGKRAGAKQQAKGKKGKKRVSGNPAKAAQQKAAGKAAAADRADNPFGNPDGTAVDYEKAAEQLNLPKDFSQFLK